CCGAACTTTTTTTCATAATAGTTTCCCAGGCGGTCGAGCCAACGCCACCAGAAGTGTTCTCCCTTTTCCTTGGCCTCCAGGATATCCGTAAGATAGGTCTGGATC
The genomic region above belongs to Deltaproteobacteria bacterium and contains:
- a CDS encoding response regulator, coding for IQTYLTDILEAKEKGEHFWWRWLDRLGNYYEKKFGAEWQEEDKEFWKKFPAW